A window from Mycolicibacterium tokaiense encodes these proteins:
- a CDS encoding MarR family winged helix-turn-helix transcriptional regulator, translating to MWLTSDQQRVWRNYLALVSGLQLAMNRQLQADCGISLGDYDVLVALSEQGPQRMFELAEELAWEQSRLSHQLRRMRERGLVTREGSDDDRRGATVSLTPAGRAALDTAAPGHAELVRSVMFADVDAADLAVLDRWTASALASLTRRT from the coding sequence ATGTGGTTGACCAGCGACCAGCAGCGGGTGTGGCGGAACTATCTGGCGCTGGTCAGCGGCCTGCAGCTGGCGATGAACCGGCAACTGCAGGCCGACTGCGGCATCTCGCTGGGCGACTATGACGTTCTGGTGGCGCTGTCCGAGCAGGGCCCGCAGCGCATGTTCGAACTGGCCGAGGAGCTGGCCTGGGAGCAGAGTCGGCTCTCGCACCAACTGCGCCGGATGCGCGAGCGGGGGCTGGTGACGCGCGAGGGTAGCGACGACGACCGCCGCGGTGCCACGGTGTCGCTGACCCCGGCCGGCCGCGCCGCCCTGGACACCGCCGCCCCAGGTCACGCCGAGCTGGTGCGTTCGGTGATGTTCGCCGATGTGGATGCTGCGGATCTGGCGGTGCTGGACCGGTGGACCGCCTCGGCTCTGGCCAGTCTGACTCGTCGAACGTGA